The segment TATGCGTCAGCAATTGTGACCTCAACCTCTACACCAGGCTCAATGCTGATGCTGGTGATCTGCTTAACAATCTCAGATGGACTGTGCAGGTCAATCAGACGCTTGTGGATGCGCATCTGGAATCTATCCCAAGTCTTGGAACCCTCACCACAGGGAGTCTTGCGGGTAGTGATGCGCAGGGTCTGTATAGGAGAGAGGTGAAGTGAATGATCATGAATTCACAGTTTAGAACAAGAAGTTCATTAACATTGCACTAACAAGGTAACCTACATTTTAACTGATGAAGGCTCAGAATAGCGTATTGTGTAACTCATTTAGTAGTTCGTACAAGAAAAGTTAATCCTCATAGCCTGTGCATCAAACGCTCATTAACATTTACACCACACCCATGTGACGATATCAATTTTAAGTAATCAGTTGAACCCACGTTGACCCACTACCAAACAAAGGCaattcacaatattttttcacAGGACAGAGGCACCAATTTTACCTTAGTTGGCATACGAACAGGTCCCTTCACCTTCAGACTCTTCTCCTTGGCGCCACGGATCAGGTCCGCGCACACTGTTTAGAACAAGAGGTTCGTTAACATTGCACTAACGAGAAGGTGAAGCTACATTTTAACTGATGAAGGCTCAGAATAGCGTATTGTGTAACTCATTCAGTAGTTCGT is part of the Alosa alosa isolate M-15738 ecotype Scorff River chromosome 16, AALO_Geno_1.1, whole genome shotgun sequence genome and harbors:
- the rps20 gene encoding 40S ribosomal protein S20, with the protein product MAYKDTGKAPVEAEVAIHRIRITLTSRNVKSLEKVCADLIRGAKEKSLKVKGPVRMPTKTLRITTRKTPCGEGSKTWDRFQMRIHKRLIDLHSPSEIVKQITSISIEPGVEVEVTIADA